One genomic window of Candidatus Lernaella stagnicola includes the following:
- a CDS encoding MraY family glycosyltransferase, whose protein sequence is MLITGLAIATVFLISLLSLSFVTRVGYALGCADKQTIRNVHTAYTPRVGGIGIAIAMAAAIPVVAFVLSDFDLLRSRNLPVYLGIGTAAVLLFALGVVDDFRHVNHRWKFMFQILAAEIMVGTGTVITAFDFGALGVVHLGWMAAPVTVLFIIGLINAMNLVDGLDGLAAGISFAALAASVFLLSRAGEPNLAKGLFVIMIALVAFIAFNFHPARIFFGDAGSLLIGVCVAAGVIHAFRTSGGGIATPSFLLPVFIPLLDTSTAMARRFIAGMSLFGADRDHIHHRVYQRIGDQAKTVLILWTATSVLSAASVLMLIGHWWTYLLGVLGASAAVGFLVWISGVYVLFSPAYVRDRLLRHRGDNRRLRGTLAKLVTNLEKSESLWEVNHMLLSVVSMLGCSSFNITFTAGRGESTFSWVRSDHLARVNEELTYDVFPIRHNGQVLGHVQAGWVKSQLDGLFEKRLLTEQLADGLAASSCIVLEQQKQPAA, encoded by the coding sequence ATGTTGATTACGGGTTTGGCGATTGCAACGGTGTTCCTCATCTCTCTGTTATCGTTATCTTTTGTTACCCGTGTGGGCTATGCCCTAGGCTGCGCGGACAAACAAACGATTCGCAACGTACACACGGCTTACACACCGCGGGTGGGCGGCATCGGCATTGCGATTGCGATGGCGGCGGCAATTCCTGTCGTGGCATTCGTGCTCAGCGATTTTGACCTGCTGCGGAGCCGGAATTTACCGGTATATCTGGGTATCGGCACGGCGGCGGTACTGCTGTTCGCGCTGGGTGTCGTGGATGATTTCCGGCACGTAAACCACCGCTGGAAATTCATGTTCCAAATTTTGGCTGCGGAAATCATGGTCGGCACCGGTACGGTGATCACGGCTTTCGATTTCGGCGCGTTGGGCGTTGTTCACCTGGGTTGGATGGCGGCGCCGGTGACGGTGCTGTTCATCATCGGGCTCATCAACGCGATGAATCTTGTTGACGGTCTGGACGGCTTGGCGGCGGGCATTTCTTTTGCGGCGCTGGCGGCAAGCGTGTTTTTGCTGTCGCGGGCCGGCGAACCGAATTTGGCCAAAGGTCTTTTCGTGATCATGATCGCCCTGGTGGCGTTTATCGCGTTCAATTTTCACCCGGCGCGGATATTCTTCGGTGACGCTGGGTCGCTATTGATCGGTGTTTGCGTCGCGGCCGGCGTGATTCACGCGTTTCGGACCAGTGGCGGCGGCATCGCCACACCGTCGTTTCTCTTGCCGGTTTTTATTCCGCTGCTCGACACCAGTACGGCGATGGCGCGGCGGTTTATCGCCGGTATGAGCCTGTTTGGAGCCGATCGCGACCACATTCATCACCGGGTGTACCAACGCATTGGGGACCAGGCGAAGACGGTGCTGATTTTGTGGACGGCCACCTCGGTGTTGTCGGCGGCAAGCGTGTTGATGTTGATCGGGCACTGGTGGACCTACTTGCTGGGCGTGTTGGGCGCTTCGGCCGCAGTCGGTTTTTTAGTATGGATTTCAGGTGTTTACGTGTTATTCAGCCCGGCGTATGTCCGGGATCGGCTGCTGCGTCACCGAGGCGATAACCGCCGGCTGCGCGGCACTTTGGCCAAACTGGTGACGAATTTGGAGAAAAGCGAATCGCTCTGGGAAGTCAATCACATGCTGCTCAGCGTGGTTTCGATGCTGGGTTGCAGTTCCTTCAACATCACGTTTACGGCGGGCCGCGGCGAGTCGACTTTTTCATGGGTGCGAAGCGATCATCTGGCCCGGGTTAACGAAGAACTCACCTACGATGTATTCCCGATTCGGCACAACGGGCAGGTCTTGGGACACGTACAGGCCGGGTGGGTCAAGAGCCAGTTGGATGGCCTTTTTGAAAAGCGATTGCTGACCGAACAACTCGCCGACGGCCTCGCGGCCTCGAGCTGTATCGTTCTGGAACAACAAAAACAACCCGCCGCCTAA
- a CDS encoding capsule assembly Wzi family protein, translating into MNHPRPITRRWMKWILAGAIVLAAAPAALGVGLTNVPLHDPLYDDLQKLMALAGHTANLATLPISRLEAAGIVIAIEDRKDFSQLHADPLFAAIHERLARRLAKDIAYRRAEGNRDHFDTRFAPLQQAALATGASRTQSRFLQQFPFDQELTDPVTGLRNRDETFERPPTTDYGAFSGVVYFDAALELEDHLALFARPQIEFAGAFADSSHQDDVQELDMDIAYAKLQWFNVAASVGRDSLWWGPGQYGALMLSDNAPPLDLVKLQSHQAFRLPWVFRVLGPMSLTAFLAQLEEDRHVPNPYVIGGRMTLMPLDRVEIGVTRVIQFGGDGSGKPGLENLDDVLIGRSEHTYGKQGDTNQLAGFDARVTIPEVRRLWKRFRQLQAWWEYGTETVDWNTIAGLRVPIPAMPAHLWGVRLDFGPVDIVGEWVDTHARGFWYTHYVYKDGYTYEGLVLGHPYGYGAQAFDGRLRWHVTPAWRLSFLPAFHRWRFRHVQREQRDFGGGLEAEWIASFGMRLRFGTQMWAQDLLGSRPAEYDEPWSGGASAWAHASFGF; encoded by the coding sequence TTGAACCATCCAAGACCCATCACGCGCCGCTGGATGAAGTGGATACTCGCGGGGGCGATCGTACTCGCCGCGGCGCCGGCCGCCCTGGGCGTGGGCCTGACCAACGTGCCGTTGCACGACCCTCTTTATGACGACCTGCAGAAGCTGATGGCCCTGGCGGGGCACACGGCGAACCTGGCCACGTTGCCGATCTCGCGGCTGGAGGCGGCGGGTATCGTCATCGCCATCGAAGATCGGAAAGACTTTTCGCAACTTCACGCCGACCCGCTGTTCGCCGCTATTCACGAGCGGTTGGCGCGGCGATTGGCGAAGGATATCGCGTACCGGCGGGCGGAGGGAAATCGCGACCATTTCGACACGCGTTTTGCACCGCTACAGCAAGCGGCGCTCGCGACCGGCGCCTCGCGCACGCAAAGTCGGTTTTTGCAGCAGTTCCCCTTCGACCAAGAGTTGACCGACCCCGTCACCGGCTTGCGCAACCGCGACGAGACTTTCGAGCGGCCGCCAACGACCGACTACGGTGCGTTCAGCGGCGTGGTCTATTTCGACGCCGCCCTGGAATTGGAAGATCACTTGGCGCTTTTCGCGCGCCCGCAAATCGAGTTTGCCGGAGCCTTCGCCGACTCGTCGCATCAGGATGACGTGCAAGAACTCGACATGGACATCGCTTACGCCAAGCTGCAGTGGTTCAACGTCGCGGCGTCGGTCGGCCGAGACAGTCTTTGGTGGGGACCGGGACAGTACGGCGCGCTGATGCTCTCGGACAATGCGCCGCCGCTGGATCTGGTTAAGCTGCAATCGCATCAAGCGTTCCGCTTGCCGTGGGTTTTTCGCGTCCTGGGTCCGATGTCGCTCACCGCTTTTCTGGCGCAACTGGAAGAGGATCGGCACGTCCCGAATCCGTACGTCATCGGCGGCCGCATGACGCTGATGCCCCTGGATCGGGTGGAAATCGGCGTTACGCGCGTCATCCAATTCGGGGGCGACGGCAGCGGCAAGCCCGGCCTGGAAAACCTGGATGACGTCCTGATAGGGCGCTCGGAACACACCTATGGGAAGCAGGGCGACACCAACCAACTGGCCGGTTTCGACGCGCGGGTAACGATTCCGGAAGTACGCCGACTTTGGAAGAGGTTTCGGCAACTGCAGGCGTGGTGGGAATACGGCACCGAAACCGTCGACTGGAACACGATTGCCGGGTTGCGCGTGCCGATTCCGGCCATGCCGGCCCATCTGTGGGGAGTGCGGCTCGATTTCGGGCCGGTGGATATCGTGGGCGAATGGGTCGACACCCACGCGCGGGGATTCTGGTATACGCACTATGTCTACAAGGATGGGTACACATACGAGGGACTTGTTCTCGGCCATCCGTACGGCTATGGCGCGCAAGCCTTCGACGGGCGTTTGCGCTGGCATGTAACGCCGGCTTGGCGGCTTTCCTTCCTTCCGGCGTTTCACCGCTGGCGCTTTCGGCACGTGCAACGGGAGCAGCGTGATTTCGGCGGCGGCTTGGAGGCGGAATGGATCGCTTCGTTCGGTATGCGCCTACGATTCGGCACGCAAATGTGGGCGCAAGACCTACTTGGCAGCAGGCCTGCTGAATATGACGAGCCATGGAGCGGCGGCGCCTCGGCATGGGCTCACGCATCCTTTGGTTTTTGA
- a CDS encoding dCMP deaminase family protein — protein MARESWHEYFMKIAQEVSTRATCDRLKVGAVIVKDHRILTTGYNGSLPGTPHCDEAGHIVKDGHCVRTIHAEANAVLQAAKFGISLDGATCYVTFKPCLNCLKILLGSGVQKIIYREIYGNEKSYFGEAELLDGLNPFQSLDDALAEEKAARAACHKEAGNE, from the coding sequence ATGGCCCGGGAAAGCTGGCACGAATACTTCATGAAAATCGCGCAGGAGGTCTCGACGCGGGCGACTTGCGACCGGCTGAAGGTGGGGGCGGTCATCGTGAAGGACCACCGCATCCTGACCACCGGCTACAACGGCTCGCTGCCCGGCACCCCCCACTGCGACGAAGCCGGGCACATCGTCAAAGACGGCCACTGCGTGCGCACCATCCATGCCGAGGCCAACGCGGTGCTGCAGGCGGCGAAATTCGGCATCAGCCTCGATGGCGCGACGTGCTACGTGACCTTCAAACCGTGCCTAAACTGCTTGAAAATCTTGCTGGGTTCGGGCGTGCAGAAGATCATTTACCGCGAGATTTACGGAAACGAGAAGTCGTACTTCGGCGAAGCGGAATTGCTCGACGGCCTCAACCCGTTTCAAAGCCTGGACGACGCGCTTGCCGAGGAAAAGGCCGCCCGTGCCGCATGCCACAAAGAAGCGGGCAACGAATAA
- a CDS encoding enoyl-CoA hydratase/isomerase family protein, protein MSNLRIEKDGNVAIMVWQRAPQNQFNTEFLKEIVAALAELAADRDVKALVITSGVEKYYSTGLHLEWIMQEAMQNPPGVPEFFGMINKFMIEITAFPKPVIAAINGHCVAMGAIITASMDFRLMSPDKGFVRLPEVEINIPFLPGMRAIFKDILTPQAWRNLAYTSDRFTGEQAHAMGYVDALHPQDELLGAAVALADKLGRFKMSTYAAIKRDNRADVLRIMREEDPPAIQAMLKTFGGG, encoded by the coding sequence ATGAGCAACCTACGTATCGAAAAAGACGGCAATGTCGCCATCATGGTGTGGCAACGCGCCCCCCAAAATCAATTCAACACCGAATTTTTGAAGGAGATCGTCGCGGCCTTGGCCGAGTTGGCCGCCGACCGAGACGTCAAGGCGCTCGTAATCACGTCGGGCGTGGAGAAATATTATTCAACCGGCTTGCACCTCGAGTGGATCATGCAGGAAGCGATGCAGAATCCGCCGGGCGTGCCTGAATTCTTCGGGATGATCAACAAGTTCATGATCGAGATTACGGCTTTTCCCAAACCGGTGATCGCCGCGATCAACGGCCATTGCGTGGCGATGGGGGCCATCATCACCGCCAGCATGGACTTCCGCTTGATGTCGCCCGACAAGGGCTTCGTACGGCTGCCCGAAGTGGAAATCAACATCCCCTTCCTGCCGGGTATGCGCGCGATTTTCAAAGACATCCTGACGCCGCAGGCGTGGCGCAATCTGGCCTACACGTCCGACCGGTTTACCGGCGAGCAGGCCCACGCGATGGGTTACGTCGACGCGCTGCATCCGCAAGATGAGTTGCTCGGCGCGGCGGTCGCGCTGGCCGACAAGTTGGGTCGATTCAAGATGAGCACGTACGCGGCCATCAAGCGCGACAATCGCGCCGACGTGCTCAGGATCATGCGCGAGGAAGATCCGCCGGCAATTCAGGCGATGCTCAAGACCTTTGGGGGCGGCTGA
- the thyX gene encoding FAD-dependent thymidylate synthase, with protein MAHVTKTRAEKLLDKEFKVLDHGFVRLVDYLGSDERIVQSARVSYGKGTKSVRRDKGLIDYLMRHEHTSPFEQVVFTFHVKMPIFVARQWVRHRTARMNEISGRYSILTDEFYVPADKDIHQQSTTNMQGRDESSPAAPLLRKEIRRRLVESNQEAYGQYQDMIESGISREIARINLPLSLYTEFYWQMDLHNLFHFLRLRMDHHAQLEIREYAKVVAKIVKTVCPYAYESFERHILGGCRLSTEEIQAVKNLIAGKASGLPARRNRDFREKLGLDEQ; from the coding sequence ATGGCGCACGTCACCAAAACCAGGGCGGAAAAGCTCCTCGATAAAGAATTCAAGGTCCTTGACCACGGTTTCGTGCGCCTCGTGGATTATCTGGGCAGCGACGAACGCATCGTCCAATCGGCCCGGGTTTCCTACGGCAAGGGAACCAAGTCCGTGCGCCGCGACAAGGGCTTGATCGATTACCTCATGCGCCACGAACACACCTCGCCCTTCGAACAGGTCGTGTTCACGTTTCACGTAAAGATGCCGATTTTCGTCGCCCGGCAGTGGGTGCGGCACCGTACCGCGCGCATGAACGAGATCAGCGGCCGTTACAGCATCCTTACCGATGAATTCTACGTCCCCGCCGACAAGGACATTCATCAGCAGAGCACGACCAACATGCAGGGGCGAGACGAGTCCTCGCCGGCGGCGCCGTTGTTGCGCAAGGAGATTCGGCGGCGTCTGGTAGAAAGCAACCAGGAAGCCTACGGCCAATATCAAGACATGATCGAAAGCGGGATCTCGCGGGAGATCGCCCGCATCAATTTGCCGCTTTCGCTGTACACTGAGTTTTACTGGCAGATGGACCTGCACAACCTTTTTCACTTCCTGAGACTGCGGATGGATCACCACGCGCAGCTTGAGATTCGCGAGTACGCCAAGGTCGTCGCGAAAATCGTCAAGACCGTCTGTCCCTACGCGTACGAGTCCTTCGAACGTCACATCCTTGGAGGATGCCGCCTGTCGACCGAGGAAATTCAGGCAGTGAAAAACTTGATAGCAGGAAAAGCATCCGGCTTGCCCGCACGCCGCAACCGAGATTTCCGCGAAAAATTGGGGCTCGACGAACAATAG
- a CDS encoding SelT/SelW/SelH family (seleno)protein, which produces MNVRITYCSVUNYQPKAASLAAEFKRKFSVEPVLIAGAGGVFDVEVDGKLVYSKDQTGRFPNPDEVTDPLIG; this is translated from the coding sequence ATGAACGTGCGAATCACTTACTGCAGCGTATGAAACTACCAGCCCAAAGCCGCCAGTTTGGCGGCTGAATTCAAAAGAAAGTTCAGCGTGGAACCCGTATTGATCGCCGGCGCCGGCGGCGTGTTCGACGTTGAAGTGGACGGCAAGCTCGTCTATTCCAAAGACCAAACCGGGCGTTTTCCGAACCCGGACGAGGTCACCGACCCGCTCATCGGCTAG
- a CDS encoding vitamin B12-dependent ribonucleotide reductase — translation MKIKRRFTRKGKSPYESFRFTKRFSQISNPDGTPIGDSMDVTVPESWSQIASDILAQKYFRKTGVPQTDENGNAMTGENGEPLLGRETDARQVFDRLADTWTDWGHRHGYFDSEDDAQAFRDEIAYMLAAQIAAPNSPQWFNTGLSHQYGIKGRAQGHYYYDPETKRVKRSESAYERPQAHACFIQSVSDDLVNEGGIMDLWTREARVFKFGSGTGSNFSALRGAGEVLSGGGRSSGLMSFLKIGDRAAGAIKSGGTTRRAAKMVILNIDHPEIEDFIMWKVREEEKVAALVTGSRIIKLKLTAVFAACQANGARPSPDPKHNKKLRAALRDARQAQIPESYIQRILGFARQGYRGIEFEEFDVDWNNDAYQTVSGQNSNNSVRVTNDFFQALDNNEQWALISRLTGEPHKYVAAKELWEKITQAAWSSADPGLQFDTTINEWHTCAADGRINASNPCSEYMFLDDTACNLASLNLASFLKDDGDFDVEKFRHACRLWTVALEITVLMASFPSQEMAKRSYEYRTLGLGFANLGSLLMRLGLPYDSDKGRIITAAVTAIMTGEAYATSAEMAGELGPFARYEANKKHMQRVIHNHRRASYNVPAAEYDGLSTTPVGLDATKCPTYLLQAARGSWDRAVQLGQEHGFRNAQASVLAPTGTIGLVMDCDTTGIEPDFALVKFKKLAGGGYFKIINQAIPDALRGLGYDESQIEKIVTYAVGRQTLHDAPHVNPEALKRLGFTEDVIDRIEQRLRSAFSLEDAFSTVSLGKDFIAKRLKISEEMAMSHQFRLLPALGFSEEQVREADLHVCGTMTVEGAPELAEQHVPVFDCANRCGRFGRRYISIGGHLKMMGAVQPFISGAISKTINMPLEATLEDVSTAYREAWRLMTKAVALYRDGSKLSQVMTSYRDEADYEAEEEPAPKADAEIAAQAITERMIKSMSDRRRLPSRCSGYRQKAKVGGHSVYLHTGEYENGSLGEVFLDMHKEGAAFRSLMNSFAIAISLGLQYGVPLDEYVDAFIFTRFEPNGIVEGHPHIKMSTSIIDYIFRDLGIQYLGRNDLAHVTDNLPDDDPSDPRPSKMKAKPSRQAEAASAVPPRSESYTQMAAGGGTVTTTVTGESLVERAKAKGYTGDICPSCHSVTMVRNGTCLKCITCGETTGCS, via the coding sequence ATGAAAATAAAGCGTCGATTCACCAGAAAAGGGAAGAGCCCTTACGAGTCCTTTCGATTCACTAAGCGGTTTAGCCAAATCAGCAATCCCGATGGCACGCCCATCGGCGATTCCATGGACGTTACCGTCCCCGAAAGTTGGTCCCAGATCGCCAGCGACATCCTGGCGCAGAAATACTTTCGTAAGACCGGCGTGCCGCAAACCGACGAGAACGGCAACGCGATGACCGGCGAAAACGGCGAGCCGTTGCTCGGCCGCGAAACCGATGCCCGGCAGGTTTTCGATCGTTTGGCCGATACGTGGACCGATTGGGGCCATCGGCACGGCTACTTCGACTCCGAGGACGATGCGCAGGCCTTCCGTGACGAAATAGCCTACATGCTCGCCGCGCAGATCGCCGCGCCCAACTCGCCGCAGTGGTTCAATACCGGTCTTTCCCATCAATACGGCATCAAGGGCCGCGCCCAGGGGCACTACTACTACGACCCGGAAACCAAGCGGGTTAAGCGCTCCGAGTCGGCCTATGAACGCCCGCAGGCTCACGCGTGTTTCATTCAGTCGGTCAGTGACGACCTGGTCAACGAGGGCGGCATCATGGATTTGTGGACCCGCGAGGCGCGGGTGTTCAAATTCGGGTCCGGCACGGGGAGCAATTTTTCGGCCCTGCGCGGCGCGGGTGAGGTTCTTTCCGGCGGCGGCCGCTCCAGCGGTTTGATGTCTTTTTTGAAGATCGGCGACCGGGCGGCGGGCGCGATTAAGTCCGGCGGCACGACGCGGCGGGCGGCCAAGATGGTGATTCTCAACATCGACCACCCGGAGATCGAAGACTTCATCATGTGGAAGGTGCGTGAAGAGGAAAAGGTTGCCGCGTTGGTGACCGGCTCGCGCATCATCAAGCTGAAGCTCACCGCGGTTTTCGCCGCTTGTCAGGCCAACGGCGCCCGTCCGAGTCCGGATCCGAAACACAACAAGAAGCTGCGTGCGGCACTCCGCGACGCTCGCCAGGCGCAGATTCCCGAAAGCTACATTCAGCGCATTCTGGGCTTTGCGCGCCAGGGTTACCGCGGCATCGAGTTTGAGGAGTTTGATGTCGATTGGAACAACGACGCGTATCAAACCGTGTCCGGGCAAAACTCCAACAACAGCGTCCGCGTGACCAATGATTTCTTTCAGGCGCTTGATAACAACGAGCAGTGGGCGCTCATCAGCCGGCTGACCGGCGAGCCCCACAAATACGTGGCCGCCAAGGAATTGTGGGAGAAAATCACGCAAGCCGCCTGGTCCAGCGCCGATCCAGGGCTGCAATTCGACACGACGATCAACGAATGGCACACCTGCGCGGCCGACGGGCGCATCAACGCCAGTAATCCATGCTCGGAGTATATGTTCCTCGACGATACCGCGTGCAACCTGGCGTCGTTGAACCTCGCCTCGTTTCTAAAGGACGACGGCGACTTCGACGTTGAGAAATTCCGCCACGCCTGCCGATTGTGGACCGTCGCGCTGGAAATCACCGTGCTCATGGCCTCGTTCCCGAGCCAGGAGATGGCCAAGCGCAGCTACGAATACCGCACCCTGGGCCTGGGATTCGCCAACTTGGGTTCGCTGCTGATGCGCCTGGGATTGCCCTACGATTCGGACAAAGGGCGGATCATCACCGCCGCCGTGACGGCCATCATGACCGGTGAAGCCTATGCGACCAGCGCCGAGATGGCCGGCGAACTCGGTCCCTTCGCGCGTTACGAAGCCAACAAGAAGCACATGCAGCGCGTCATTCACAACCACCGCCGCGCTTCCTACAACGTGCCCGCCGCCGAATACGACGGGCTGTCCACTACGCCTGTGGGCCTCGACGCCACCAAGTGCCCGACCTATTTGCTGCAAGCCGCGCGCGGCAGTTGGGACCGCGCCGTGCAGCTCGGTCAGGAGCACGGTTTCCGCAATGCGCAGGCCTCTGTGCTGGCGCCGACCGGCACGATCGGTCTGGTGATGGATTGCGACACCACGGGCATCGAACCCGATTTCGCCCTGGTGAAATTCAAGAAGCTGGCCGGCGGCGGCTATTTCAAGATCATCAACCAGGCGATTCCCGACGCCTTGCGAGGCTTGGGTTACGACGAGTCGCAGATCGAGAAGATCGTCACCTACGCGGTGGGCCGGCAAACGCTTCACGACGCACCGCACGTCAATCCTGAGGCGCTCAAACGACTGGGTTTCACCGAGGATGTCATCGACCGTATCGAGCAACGCCTGCGCTCCGCGTTTTCGCTGGAGGATGCGTTCAGCACGGTGTCGCTCGGCAAGGATTTCATCGCCAAGCGCCTCAAAATCAGCGAAGAGATGGCCATGTCGCATCAGTTCCGGCTACTACCGGCGCTGGGCTTTTCCGAAGAACAGGTTCGCGAAGCCGATCTTCACGTGTGCGGAACGATGACCGTGGAGGGCGCGCCGGAGTTAGCTGAGCAGCACGTGCCGGTGTTTGATTGCGCCAATCGCTGCGGCCGTTTCGGCAGGCGTTATATCTCGATCGGCGGGCACTTGAAGATGATGGGCGCCGTCCAGCCGTTTATTTCCGGCGCGATCAGCAAGACGATCAATATGCCGCTGGAAGCCACGCTCGAAGACGTTTCCACTGCGTACCGGGAAGCGTGGCGGTTGATGACCAAGGCGGTCGCGTTGTACCGCGACGGCAGCAAGCTCTCGCAGGTTATGACCTCCTACCGTGACGAGGCCGATTACGAAGCGGAGGAGGAGCCTGCGCCGAAGGCCGATGCCGAAATCGCCGCGCAGGCGATCACCGAACGCATGATCAAGTCGATGTCCGACCGGCGGCGTCTGCCCAGCCGTTGCTCCGGCTATCGCCAGAAGGCCAAAGTCGGCGGCCATTCGGTCTACTTACACACCGGCGAATACGAAAACGGCAGCCTCGGCGAAGTCTTCCTCGACATGCACAAAGAGGGCGCGGCATTTCGCAGCCTGATGAACAGCTTCGCCATCGCCATCAGCTTAGGGCTGCAGTATGGCGTGCCGCTGGACGAGTACGTCGACGCCTTTATTTTTACGCGGTTTGAGCCCAACGGCATTGTTGAGGGCCACCCGCACATCAAGATGAGCACGTCGATCATCGACTATATTTTCCGCGACCTGGGCATTCAGTATCTGGGCCGGAACGACTTGGCTCACGTGACCGACAACCTGCCGGACGATGACCCCAGTGATCCGCGGCCGAGCAAAATGAAGGCCAAGCCGAGTCGACAAGCCGAAGCGGCGAGCGCCGTCCCTCCGCGTTCTGAAAGCTATACCCAGATGGCGGCCGGCGGCGGAACGGTGACCACTACGGTGACCGGCGAGAGCCTCGTCGAACGGGCCAAAGCCAAGGGATACACCGGCGATATCTGCCCGTCCTGCCATTCGGTGACGATGGTGCGCAACGGCACGTGTCTGAAATGTATAACGTGCGGTGAAACTACCGGCTGCAGCTAA